In the genome of Candidatus Omnitrophota bacterium, the window AAGAAATTCAAGATTTTGGATCAAGATACACAATTGATCCCTTTAGTGACTGTTATGGACATCTACTATCCGACTTCTGCTATTTCTTGATCTCCTATTTTTTAAAAAAAGTATCTAAATCCCCGTCCATGTCAAAAGATTGTGTAATTAGTATTGGAATTGATAAATTTATAAATAGACTTACCAAACGGCAGATACCGACTTTAAATACGCATTATAAGAATTATTTCTCATCTCTTTAATCACGAAAGCCGAATTTAGAATTTTTTGTTCTAACAAGAGCATACACACATCCAGACAACAAGGGCAAATGTCGTTCCGCCCTTGATCGAATAAGCCCTTATCGTGAATTCAAGGACAGAAAGAACTGGCGCAATAAGAGAGATAATATTATGGATAAGGCTCTTTTAGAAAAAGCCTTAGAGACACCGCCTAACGAAAGGGTGGCGTTTGCCGAGTTGATTCTTGCCAGCATCGATTGCGAAGAGGATGAAATTCGCCAATCATGGATAGCCGAAGCGGAAAGCCGTAGGATAGCATTCGAGGAAAGCCGGGCGAAATTATTGGATTTTGAAGGGCTATACTATCTATGAGCCGCAATGTTCGCTGGAAAGGAAAAGAACATGCCGCTAAACCTTAAAGAGGAGTACGTCCATGAAGTTCGCCCGGATCACTCATAATCCTGCGGTGATGGGCGGCAAGCCTTGCATTCGCGGCTTGCGGATTACTGTGGGAACCATCGTCGGCTTGCTGGCTTCCGGCGAATCGCGCGAACGCATCTTGCAAGTTTACCCGCATTTGGAACCGGCCGATCTGGACGAGGCGTTGGCTTACGCGGCTTGGCGTCTGGAAGAACGCGAAGAGGAAATGTTCGTTACATGAGCCATACACAGGAAAGGAATGACAGATGGATAAAACGATCCTGGTGAATTTCAACGACCTCTGGTCGAAAGACCGCGAGTTGCAAGGCCAGGCTTTTTGTCATGTTCTCGAGGCAACAAACAATTGCGTAGAGTGGGCGTATGAAGTGTGGGATGCGTTGATGGAAAACTTGACTCACAAAGACAACCATAATCGCGCTATTGCCGCTCAGGTTCTATGTAATCTAGCCAAAAGCGATTCAAAAAACAGATTGTTGGAAGATTTCGACGCCTTGTTTGCAGTTACTAAGGACGAACGGTTCGTTACGGCAAGGCACTGCTTGCAAGCTTTATGGAAAGTAGGCGCGTCGGGAAAGAAACAACAAAAGTTGTTGGTCGACGCGCTGGAAGGCCGCTTTGAAGAGTGCGTTGCGGAAAAGAATTGCACCTTAATCCGTTACGACATCATCCAAAACCTTCGTAAAGTGTATGATGCGGTCCATGACGAAAATATCAAAGCGAAGGCGCTGGAATTGATCGAAAAGGAAGAGGATATCAAATACCGCAAGAAGTACGCAAGCCTTTGGCGGGTGAAGTAAAATCCTCGATTAAGCCGGGTTCAAGGAGAGTTATCGTTCCGCTCTTGAATGAACTATACCCTCAACCGCACGCCGTCGAGCGTTTATAATCGTATCTAATGGCATAGAGAGAATCTTGGCCATTCGCAGGAAAGGAGAACAACATGCCGCTAAACCTTAAAGAGATGACCATTGAAAAGAGGAAAGCCATGTCGTTAGTGATGAAAGAAATTGCGAACCAAGCCCTTACTCTTCCTCCCGATGAACGCGCCCAATTGGCGCATGAACTCA includes:
- a CDS encoding DUF433 domain-containing protein; its protein translation is MKFARITHNPAVMGGKPCIRGLRITVGTIVGLLASGESRERILQVYPHLEPADLDEALAYAAWRLEEREEEMFVT
- a CDS encoding addiction module protein, encoding MDKALLEKALETPPNERVAFAELILASIDCEEDEIRQSWIAEAESRRIAFEESRAKLLDFEGLYYL